One genomic region from Nocardia vinacea encodes:
- a CDS encoding 50S ribosomal protein L25/general stress protein Ctc: MSDANLLEAAVRTEFGKGAARRTRRAGNVPAVLYGHAADPQHLSLNAQAFAAILREHGTNAVLNLVIDGKKQLALTKSVVVHPIRRYIEHADLLIVKRGEKVTADVNIALIGEAAAATLVTQDVTTLSIEADALNIPESIEVSIEGVEAGTQITAGEIELPKGVTLAGDPEALIVNIIAAPASAQETEEAAAAAVESESAE; the protein is encoded by the coding sequence ATGTCTGACGCCAACCTTCTCGAAGCCGCCGTCCGCACGGAGTTCGGCAAGGGCGCCGCCCGCCGCACCCGTCGCGCGGGCAACGTTCCCGCCGTGCTGTACGGCCACGCCGCCGACCCGCAGCACCTCTCGCTCAACGCTCAAGCCTTCGCCGCCATCCTGCGCGAGCACGGCACCAATGCGGTGCTGAACCTCGTCATCGATGGCAAGAAGCAGCTTGCGCTGACCAAATCCGTTGTGGTGCACCCGATTCGCCGTTACATCGAGCACGCCGATCTGCTGATCGTCAAGCGCGGCGAGAAGGTCACCGCCGATGTGAACATCGCGCTGATCGGTGAGGCCGCCGCGGCCACCCTGGTCACCCAGGACGTCACCACGCTGTCCATCGAGGCCGACGCGCTGAACATTCCGGAGTCCATCGAGGTCTCGATCGAAGGCGTCGAGGCGGGCACCCAGATCACCGCGGGCGAGATCGAGCTGCCGAAGGGTGTCACCCTGGCCGGTGACCCGGAGGCCCTGATCGTCAACATCATCGCGGCCCCGGCTTCCGCGCAGGAGACCGAAGAGGCTGCCGCGGCCGCCGTGGAGTCCGAGAGCGCCGAGTAA
- a CDS encoding LLM class flavin-dependent oxidoreductase — translation MHVGLGLPISDPAALLDWARRADAGPFSTLGLLDRLVYDNPEPLVALGMIAGATSRIKVQTEVLIAPLREPTLLAKQAATLDRMSGGRLVLGLGVGGREDDHIASGTELRSRGRRLDEQLEIMRRLWSGRPYGTDCGPIGPAPLRPEGPELLFGGFQPAAIDRVGRWGGGFLAAAAPSWAGGLFDTARRSWKEHGRDGKPRIVAQVNVALGAPDLIEDARTSMGAYYEFSGRADFMLAGMLTTPDEIRTAISQFEDLGADEVMLYCYGRDADQVDRLADVIA, via the coding sequence ATGCACGTCGGACTCGGGCTGCCCATTTCCGATCCCGCCGCCCTGCTCGACTGGGCCCGCCGCGCCGATGCGGGTCCGTTCTCCACGCTTGGTCTGCTCGACCGGCTCGTCTATGACAATCCCGAACCACTGGTCGCCCTCGGCATGATCGCCGGTGCCACCAGCCGCATCAAGGTACAGACCGAGGTGCTCATCGCACCGCTGCGCGAGCCGACACTGCTCGCCAAGCAGGCCGCCACCCTCGACCGCATGTCCGGCGGCCGCCTGGTGCTCGGCCTCGGCGTCGGCGGTCGCGAGGACGATCACATCGCCTCCGGCACCGAGCTGCGCTCCCGCGGCCGTCGCCTGGACGAACAACTCGAGATCATGCGCCGCCTGTGGTCCGGCCGGCCGTACGGCACCGACTGCGGACCGATCGGTCCCGCGCCGCTGCGTCCCGAGGGACCCGAACTGCTCTTCGGCGGGTTCCAGCCCGCCGCTATCGATCGCGTCGGCCGTTGGGGTGGCGGCTTTCTCGCCGCCGCCGCACCGTCGTGGGCCGGTGGCCTGTTCGACACCGCCCGCCGCTCGTGGAAGGAACACGGCCGCGACGGCAAGCCTCGCATTGTCGCCCAGGTCAATGTCGCGCTCGGCGCACCCGATCTGATCGAAGACGCCCGCACCTCGATGGGCGCCTACTACGAATTCAGCGGTCGCGCCGACTTCATGCTCGCCGGAATGCTCACCACACCTGACGAGATCCGCACGGCTATCAGCCAATTCGAGGATCTCGGCGCAGATGAGGTCATGCTCTACTGCTACGGTCGCGACGCCGACCAAGTGGACCGGCTCGCCGACGTCATCGCATAA
- a CDS encoding 4-(cytidine 5'-diphospho)-2-C-methyl-D-erythritol kinase: MLSVVPSPVIVRAPSKVNLHLGVGDVRADGYHDLTTVFQALSLSDDLELAPAASLTVRVSGEGADDVPTDRTNLVWKAAVRVAHLAGRAPLVEIAINKGIPVAGGMAGGSADAAAALVGLNELWDVGLTRDELFAVATELGSDVPFALHGGTALGTGRGERLLPVLSRNTFHWVLALAKGGLSTPAVFTELDRLRENGTPPRLGEPQALMQALASGDPKQLAPLLGNDLQAAALSLKPELRRTLRAGVGAGALAGLVSGSGPTCAFLCDSEDSAVAVAAELAGAGVCRSVRTASGPVPGARVISSDTPGKR; the protein is encoded by the coding sequence GTGTTGTCAGTTGTGCCAAGTCCGGTCATCGTGCGCGCGCCGTCCAAGGTGAACCTCCACCTAGGCGTCGGTGACGTGCGCGCGGACGGCTATCACGATCTGACCACGGTGTTCCAAGCCCTCTCGCTCAGCGACGATCTGGAACTCGCACCCGCCGCCTCGCTGACCGTGCGGGTCAGCGGCGAGGGCGCCGACGATGTGCCGACCGATCGCACCAATCTGGTGTGGAAAGCCGCCGTGCGCGTCGCCCATCTGGCCGGCCGCGCACCACTGGTGGAAATCGCCATCAACAAGGGCATTCCGGTGGCGGGTGGAATGGCGGGCGGCAGCGCGGATGCGGCCGCGGCGCTGGTGGGCCTGAACGAACTTTGGGATGTCGGGCTGACTCGCGATGAATTGTTCGCGGTGGCAACCGAACTCGGCAGCGATGTGCCGTTCGCGTTGCACGGCGGAACGGCGCTCGGCACCGGTCGAGGCGAGCGGCTGCTTCCGGTGTTGTCCCGCAATACCTTTCACTGGGTGCTTGCCCTGGCCAAGGGGGGATTGTCGACACCCGCGGTCTTCACCGAACTCGACCGACTACGCGAGAACGGCACCCCGCCCCGGCTCGGCGAGCCGCAGGCGCTGATGCAGGCATTGGCCTCCGGTGACCCGAAACAGCTTGCGCCCCTGCTGGGTAACGATCTGCAGGCCGCCGCGCTGTCACTGAAGCCCGAGTTGCGACGGACGTTGCGCGCCGGCGTCGGTGCCGGGGCGCTTGCCGGGCTGGTCTCGGGCTCCGGCCCGACCTGCGCATTCCTGTGTGACAGCGAGGACAGCGCGGTGGCGGTCGCGGCCGAGCTCGCGGGGGCCGGTGTGTGCCGTAGCGTGCGCACGGCCAGCGGACCGGTGCCCGGCGCTCGCGTGATCAGCAGCGACACGCCAGGCAAGCGCTGA
- a CDS encoding Abi-alpha family protein has translation MTEAGGDDLRATGQGSERTEQSEVAETARTSESSTSGQSTEIARLPVGAVEPKQQVSSVRKTVRATTGVARVAVSAAAEVTAWGIDTALGVGATVVRGSIAGTPPREVLAEAEAEVRDAVRRALRLPATPEQPTSDAVPTLREQGAALLRLSASTQGEHHETHPAFARMLEELTPDEARILRFLHLDGPQPSIDIRAGRPRGIGVERIISGLNLIGEHAGLRFPNRIQQYLPNLRRLGLIEFVKEPVGNPNRYQLLEAQSPVREVLKRSGFGTKVYYRSIALTGFGADFVQTCLPVVVQDGRVSGTS, from the coding sequence ATGACGGAAGCTGGCGGCGACGATCTGCGGGCCACCGGGCAGGGCTCCGAGCGAACAGAGCAGTCCGAAGTGGCCGAAACCGCAAGAACTTCCGAGTCGTCGACCTCCGGGCAATCGACGGAGATCGCGCGCCTGCCCGTTGGCGCGGTCGAGCCGAAACAGCAGGTCAGCTCGGTGCGGAAGACCGTTCGCGCGACCACCGGGGTTGCCAGGGTCGCGGTGAGCGCGGCGGCCGAGGTGACCGCGTGGGGCATCGACACCGCCCTCGGTGTCGGGGCCACCGTGGTGCGCGGCAGTATCGCGGGAACTCCCCCGCGTGAGGTGCTCGCGGAGGCGGAGGCCGAGGTTCGTGACGCGGTGCGGCGTGCGTTGCGTCTGCCCGCCACGCCCGAACAGCCCACGTCCGATGCCGTTCCCACTTTGCGTGAGCAGGGGGCCGCGCTGCTGCGGCTGTCGGCGAGCACGCAGGGCGAACACCACGAAACCCACCCGGCCTTCGCGCGCATGCTCGAGGAGCTGACCCCCGATGAGGCGCGCATCCTGCGCTTCCTGCACCTCGACGGCCCGCAGCCCTCGATCGATATCCGCGCAGGACGGCCGCGCGGGATCGGTGTCGAGCGAATCATCTCCGGACTCAACCTGATCGGTGAGCACGCGGGCCTGCGCTTCCCCAACCGGATCCAGCAGTACCTGCCGAACCTGCGCCGCCTCGGCCTGATCGAATTCGTCAAGGAACCGGTGGGCAATCCGAACCGCTACCAACTCCTCGAAGCCCAATCCCCGGTCCGAGAAGTGTTGAAGCGCTCTGGTTTCGGTACCAAGGTCTACTACCGCAGCATCGCACTCACCGGCTTCGGCGCGGACTTCGTGCAAACCTGCCTGCCGGTCGTGGTCCAGGACGGGCGCGTCTCCGGCACCAGCTAG
- a CDS encoding peptide chain release factor 3, which produces MTASTEGVVTPAPRGLPAEVARRRTFAVISHPDAGKSTLTEALALHARMISEAGAIHGKAGRKSTVSDWMEMEKARGISVSSTALQFNYRAAGSDIDNVINLVDTPGHSDFSEDTYRVLTAVDAAVMLIDAAKGLEPQTLKLFQVCRHRGIPVVTVINKWDRPGRAPLELLDEISERIGLTPTPLFLPVGIAGDFRGLLRRGPEGAAVEYIHFTRTAGGATIAPEESIDPKSAETREGEAWTTAAEESELLSATGQDHDQEMFLAGQTSPVIYASAMLNFGVRQLLETLVALAPAPGSRADVGGTPRDTTDPFSAVVFKVQAGMDAAHRDRLAFMRIVSGEFERGMVVTHAQTGRPFATKYALTVFGRERSTVDTAYPGDVVGLVNATALAPGHTLFVDKKVEFPPIPSFAPEHFAVLRAQSAGKYKQFRKAIDQLDSEGVVQVLRNDARGDASPVLAAVGPMQFEVVTARMLAEFNVETHMEHLPYTLARRTDAESMAELDRQRGVEVFTRSDGALLALFSDKWRLQYIEKEHPKLTLEPLVAAAD; this is translated from the coding sequence TTGACCGCCTCCACTGAGGGTGTCGTCACGCCCGCCCCGCGTGGGTTGCCCGCCGAGGTCGCCCGGCGACGCACATTCGCGGTGATCTCCCACCCCGACGCGGGCAAGTCGACGCTCACCGAGGCGCTGGCGTTGCACGCCAGGATGATCTCCGAGGCGGGCGCCATCCACGGCAAGGCCGGACGCAAGTCCACCGTGTCGGACTGGATGGAGATGGAGAAGGCGCGCGGCATCTCGGTGAGTTCGACCGCGCTGCAATTCAACTACCGCGCCGCGGGCTCCGATATCGATAACGTCATCAACCTGGTCGACACCCCCGGCCACTCGGATTTCTCCGAGGACACCTACCGCGTGCTCACCGCCGTCGACGCCGCCGTCATGCTCATCGACGCCGCCAAGGGTTTGGAGCCGCAGACACTGAAGTTGTTCCAGGTGTGTCGCCATCGCGGTATCCCGGTCGTCACCGTGATCAACAAGTGGGACCGTCCGGGCCGCGCGCCGCTGGAACTGCTCGACGAGATCAGCGAGCGGATCGGCCTCACCCCGACGCCGCTGTTCCTGCCGGTCGGCATCGCTGGTGACTTCCGCGGTCTGCTACGGCGCGGCCCCGAGGGCGCGGCCGTCGAATACATCCACTTCACTCGGACCGCGGGTGGCGCGACCATCGCGCCGGAGGAATCGATAGATCCGAAATCGGCCGAGACCCGCGAGGGTGAGGCGTGGACGACCGCCGCCGAGGAGAGCGAACTGCTCTCGGCCACCGGGCAGGACCACGATCAGGAAATGTTCCTGGCCGGGCAGACCTCCCCTGTCATCTACGCCTCCGCGATGCTGAATTTCGGTGTGCGGCAACTGTTGGAGACCCTGGTCGCGCTGGCACCGGCGCCCGGCTCGCGCGCCGATGTCGGCGGCACGCCGCGCGACACCACCGATCCGTTCAGCGCGGTCGTATTCAAGGTGCAGGCCGGAATGGATGCGGCACACCGGGATCGGCTCGCATTCATGCGGATCGTGTCCGGCGAATTCGAGCGCGGGATGGTCGTCACGCACGCGCAGACCGGTCGGCCGTTCGCGACCAAATACGCGCTCACCGTTTTCGGGCGGGAGCGCTCGACCGTCGACACGGCCTACCCGGGCGACGTGGTCGGCCTCGTGAATGCCACCGCACTGGCGCCGGGGCACACACTGTTCGTGGACAAGAAGGTCGAGTTCCCGCCGATCCCGTCCTTCGCGCCGGAGCATTTCGCGGTGCTGCGGGCGCAGAGCGCGGGTAAGTACAAGCAGTTCCGCAAAGCCATCGACCAGCTCGATTCCGAAGGCGTGGTGCAGGTCCTGCGCAATGACGCGCGCGGTGATGCCTCACCCGTGCTCGCGGCGGTCGGTCCGATGCAGTTCGAAGTGGTCACAGCGCGGATGCTCGCGGAGTTCAATGTCGAGACGCATATGGAGCACCTGCCCTACACGCTTGCCCGGCGCACCGATGCGGAGTCGATGGCCGAACTCGATCGGCAGCGCGGGGTCGAGGTGTTCACCCGCTCCGACGGGGCGTTGCTGGCATTGTTCAGCGATAAGTGGCGGTTGCAGTACATCGAGAAGGAGCATCCGAAGCTCACGCTCGAGCCGCTGGTCGCCGCGGCGGATTAG
- the pth gene encoding aminoacyl-tRNA hydrolase, with protein sequence MTESSTGPALVVGLGNPGSEYERTRHNIGFLVADVLAQRVGGRFAVHKKSGADLLQARLDGRQVLIAKPRSFMNLSGRPVAALAKFFSVPPTEVIVVHDELDLPFGQVRLKRGGGEGGHNGLRSVSNALTTKDYLRARIGIGRPPGRQDPADYVLKPFSSMERKEVPVIVEQAADAVELLLRVGLEPAQNQLH encoded by the coding sequence ATGACCGAATCCTCGACCGGGCCCGCGCTCGTGGTCGGACTTGGCAACCCAGGTTCCGAGTACGAGCGCACCCGGCACAATATCGGCTTTCTGGTCGCCGACGTGCTCGCGCAGCGCGTCGGCGGCCGTTTTGCTGTGCACAAGAAGTCCGGTGCGGATCTGTTGCAGGCCAGGCTGGACGGGCGTCAGGTATTGATCGCCAAGCCGCGCTCGTTCATGAATCTGTCCGGGCGCCCGGTCGCGGCGTTGGCGAAATTCTTCTCGGTGCCGCCGACCGAGGTGATCGTCGTGCACGACGAATTGGATCTGCCGTTCGGTCAGGTCCGGCTCAAGCGCGGCGGCGGTGAGGGCGGGCACAACGGATTGCGTTCGGTTTCCAATGCCCTGACCACCAAGGACTATCTGCGCGCCCGCATCGGCATCGGCCGCCCGCCGGGTCGCCAGGACCCGGCGGACTACGTGCTCAAACCGTTTTCGTCGATGGAGCGCAAGGAAGTGCCGGTGATCGTCGAACAGGCCGCGGACGCGGTCGAACTGCTACTGCGCGTCGGGCTCGAACCGGCCCAGAACCAACTGCACTAG
- a CDS encoding ABC-F family ATP-binding cassette domain-containing protein, whose product MSNLINLEQVSKSFGIKPLLDNVSLGIHAGERIGVVGLNGGGKTTLLEVLTGLEPPDSGRVSRVGGLRMAVVTQRGVLPVGATVGSVVLAGLADDAMNGHGGGSLRDHGGPEERRDQYGMAEHEWASNPRIRSVMEGIGIEGLGLDTSVDNLSGGERRRVALAAALVRDLDLLVLDEPTNHLDVEGVQWLAQHLLERRSALVVVTHDRWFLDTVATDTWEVVGGKVESYEGGYGDWIFARAERARQADASEARRANLARKELAWLRRGAKARTSKPRYRVEAAEVLIADVPPPRDSVSLAAFARKRLGRVVIELEDTTLTTPDGRELVRDLTWRLAPGERVGLVGVNGSGKTTLLRTLAGAAEPAAGKRIQGQTVQIGWLRQELDDLPTDLRVLEAVQQIAQRIMLGDKEISAGQLAERLGFTPARQRTPVGDLSGGERRRLQLTRILMAEPNVLLLDEPTNDLDIDTLQQLEDLLDNWAGTLVVISHDRYLIERICDSTWALFGDGKLTNLPGGIDEYLKKRAASSSAATRATDSKSAEAPSTDSAAYRAARKELAKLERAIDKLTEREQRLHTALADAATNPDKLITLGTELKQVLAEKESAEERWLELADTT is encoded by the coding sequence ATGTCCAACCTGATCAATCTCGAACAGGTCTCCAAGAGTTTCGGTATCAAACCGCTCCTGGACAATGTTTCACTCGGTATCCACGCGGGCGAGCGGATCGGTGTCGTCGGACTGAACGGCGGCGGCAAGACCACCCTGTTGGAGGTGCTGACCGGTCTCGAGCCGCCCGACAGCGGCCGCGTGAGCCGGGTCGGCGGGCTGCGCATGGCGGTGGTGACCCAGCGCGGTGTACTTCCCGTGGGCGCGACCGTCGGATCCGTGGTGCTGGCGGGACTGGCCGATGACGCGATGAACGGGCACGGAGGCGGCAGCTTGCGTGACCACGGAGGGCCCGAGGAGCGCCGAGATCAATACGGCATGGCCGAACACGAATGGGCCTCGAATCCGCGCATCCGTTCGGTGATGGAGGGTATCGGGATCGAGGGCCTCGGTCTGGATACTTCCGTCGACAATCTCTCCGGTGGCGAGCGCCGTCGCGTCGCACTGGCCGCCGCGCTGGTCCGCGACCTCGATCTGCTCGTCCTCGACGAGCCGACCAACCACCTCGATGTCGAGGGCGTGCAGTGGCTGGCGCAACATCTGCTGGAGCGTCGCAGCGCGCTGGTGGTCGTGACCCACGATCGCTGGTTCCTCGACACCGTCGCCACCGACACCTGGGAGGTCGTCGGCGGCAAGGTCGAAAGCTATGAAGGCGGTTACGGCGACTGGATTTTCGCGCGCGCCGAGCGGGCGCGGCAGGCCGATGCCTCCGAGGCCAGGCGCGCGAATCTGGCGCGCAAGGAGTTGGCCTGGTTGCGGCGCGGTGCGAAGGCCCGCACCTCCAAGCCACGCTATCGGGTGGAGGCGGCCGAGGTACTGATCGCCGATGTGCCGCCGCCGCGCGACAGCGTCTCGCTGGCCGCATTCGCGCGAAAGCGCCTGGGCCGCGTCGTCATCGAACTCGAGGACACCACCCTCACCACCCCGGACGGCCGCGAGTTGGTGCGCGACCTGACCTGGCGCCTGGCGCCGGGGGAGCGAGTCGGCCTGGTCGGTGTGAACGGCTCCGGCAAGACGACCCTGCTACGCACGCTGGCCGGTGCCGCCGAACCCGCCGCGGGCAAACGCATTCAGGGCCAGACGGTTCAGATCGGTTGGCTACGTCAGGAACTCGACGACCTACCGACCGATCTGCGGGTGCTGGAGGCGGTACAGCAGATCGCGCAGCGAATCATGCTGGGCGATAAGGAAATTTCCGCGGGCCAGCTGGCCGAGCGCCTGGGCTTCACCCCGGCCCGTCAGCGCACCCCGGTCGGTGACCTATCCGGTGGCGAGCGCCGCAGGCTACAACTCACCCGGATCCTGATGGCCGAACCGAATGTTCTGCTCCTCGACGAGCCGACCAACGACCTGGACATCGACACCCTGCAACAACTGGAAGACCTGCTCGACAATTGGGCGGGCACGCTGGTCGTGATCAGCCACGACCGCTATTTGATCGAGCGCATCTGCGACTCCACCTGGGCCCTGTTCGGCGATGGAAAACTCACCAATCTGCCCGGCGGCATCGACGAATACCTGAAAAAGCGCGCCGCATCGAGTTCGGCCGCAACGCGAGCCACCGACTCCAAGTCTGCTGAAGCTCCCTCCACCGACTCGGCCGCCTACCGCGCCGCCCGCAAGGAATTGGCCAAACTAGAGCGTGCCATCGACAAACTCACCGAACGCGAACAGCGCCTCCACACCGCTCTCGCCGACGCCGCCACCAACCCCGATAAACTCATCACCCTGGGCACCGAACTGAAACAGGTCCTGGCCGAAAAAGAATCCGCCGAGGAACGCTGGCTGGAACTGGCCGACACCACCTGA
- a CDS encoding Abi-alpha family protein: MTDDRTGQDVARAGSRSVERSSDVEQRQISNEARLIRGVFRAAGLAAGTMVRGSQWAVETTYEVTKEITQAALDGESSADIAERTGNALRSIARSALGVTEGSVREIVSYVPTSNGAPQPAPVGIGAPLRSASSEELRRRGDALLARSADVYFTDDVHPAYDRILDELAPDEARILRFMALNGPQPSVDVRTNRPLGIGSELVTGDLTSVPEQAGVRYPDRARTYLINLNRLGLTQVSDDPVVLSRYMVLEVQPVVEAALKKAGRAPKIVRKSLRLTEFGSDFCNTCFTIGN, encoded by the coding sequence GTGACAGACGACAGGACCGGACAGGACGTAGCCCGGGCCGGTTCCCGCTCGGTGGAACGCAGCTCGGATGTCGAACAGCGGCAGATCAGCAATGAGGCGCGGCTGATTCGCGGTGTGTTCCGAGCGGCCGGGCTCGCGGCGGGCACCATGGTGCGCGGCAGCCAGTGGGCCGTCGAGACGACCTATGAGGTGACCAAGGAGATCACCCAGGCCGCGCTCGACGGTGAGTCGTCGGCGGATATCGCCGAGCGCACCGGTAATGCATTGCGCTCCATCGCGCGCAGCGCGCTCGGCGTCACCGAGGGGTCGGTGCGCGAAATCGTCAGCTACGTACCGACTTCCAACGGTGCGCCGCAGCCGGCGCCGGTCGGTATCGGCGCGCCGCTGCGCTCGGCGAGCAGCGAAGAGTTACGCCGCCGCGGCGATGCGCTGCTCGCCCGCTCGGCCGATGTCTACTTCACCGACGACGTACACCCCGCCTATGACCGGATCCTCGACGAGTTGGCTCCGGACGAGGCGCGCATTCTGCGGTTCATGGCATTGAACGGTCCGCAGCCGTCGGTCGATGTGCGCACCAACCGTCCGCTCGGCATCGGCTCGGAGTTGGTAACCGGTGATCTCACCTCGGTTCCGGAACAGGCCGGTGTCCGTTATCCGGACCGTGCCCGCACCTATCTGATCAACCTCAACCGTCTCGGCCTGACCCAGGTTTCCGATGACCCGGTGGTGCTCAGCCGGTACATGGTGCTCGAGGTGCAGCCCGTGGTCGAGGCGGCGCTGAAGAAGGCCGGACGCGCCCCCAAGATCGTGCGCAAGAGTCTGCGGCTGACCGAATTCGGCAGCGATTTCTGCAACACCTGCTTCACCATCGGGAACTGA
- a CDS encoding nuclear transport factor 2 family protein, translated as MDQDAVSAISRLKFRYLRTLDTKSWDEFADTMIPEATATYSEYLQFESRDAFLAFMRNTLGPHVITEHRCDHPEIDVDGDTATGTWYLADTVLIPAHNMLLRGAAFYTDRYVRCNDGRWRIAHTGYERTYEVVLSLSDLPSLRLTSSRWGLITREDGIASVEREPGATPLRRETAPEAAEPEAG; from the coding sequence ATGGACCAGGATGCTGTGTCAGCGATCAGTCGCCTGAAGTTCAGGTATCTGCGCACCCTCGACACCAAGTCGTGGGACGAATTTGCGGACACCATGATCCCGGAGGCGACCGCTACCTACAGCGAATACCTGCAGTTCGAGTCGCGGGATGCGTTCCTGGCGTTCATGCGCAACACCCTCGGTCCGCACGTCATCACCGAGCATCGATGCGACCATCCGGAGATCGATGTCGACGGCGACACCGCTACCGGCACTTGGTATCTCGCCGATACGGTGCTGATACCGGCGCACAACATGCTGTTGCGCGGCGCGGCGTTCTACACCGATCGCTACGTCCGCTGCAATGACGGTCGCTGGCGCATCGCGCATACCGGATATGAGCGCACCTATGAGGTGGTGCTCTCGCTCAGCGATCTGCCGAGCCTGCGCCTGACATCGAGTCGATGGGGGCTGATCACGCGCGAGGACGGCATCGCGTCGGTCGAGCGCGAGCCCGGCGCCACCCCGCTGCGGCGGGAGACCGCGCCGGAGGCGGCGGAGCCTGAGGCCGGGTGA
- a CDS encoding fatty acyl-AMP ligase yields MSRFTDEMYATAQTSSRGLVTGEPNAPFRQTWGEIHRIARQMAGGLAEAGIRHGDAVGVLAGMPVDIAPACQGIWMRGASITMLHQPTPRTDLVVWARDTETVLSMIEARAVVLGAPFEAAEPLLRERGISVVRIDQLRESPETDPVPTVETDIALQQLTSGSTGSPKAVRITHGNFYTNAYAMFDRVKFQLDDDVMISWLPLFHDMGMVGFLSVPMQFGAEVVCVTPIDFLMRPLLWAELIDKYRGTVTAAPNFAYSLLARRLKQAEDGAYDLSSVRYMWNGAEPVDPDTMENLAAAGKRFRLNPMALTPVYGMAETTLAVSVPDPGHGQVLDIIDADLLEAIGKAVPAHDHHGNVRRMPTLGYLVDNLEGRVVDAERQSLPTRSVGVIELRGPAVTSGYVTVNGFRPAQDADGWLDTGDIGYFTDEGLIVVCGRIKDVIIMGGRNIYPTDIERAAMRVPGVRPGNAVAVRLDAGEKRESFAVVVESNDHQNADEVKRIEREIVHAVFSEVGARPRTVAVLGPGALPKTSSGKLRRSATAIHLR; encoded by the coding sequence TTGAGCAGGTTCACCGACGAGATGTACGCAACGGCACAAACCTCGAGTCGCGGATTGGTGACCGGGGAGCCCAACGCGCCGTTTCGGCAAACCTGGGGTGAGATCCATCGAATCGCACGACAGATGGCGGGCGGACTCGCCGAAGCCGGCATCAGACACGGTGACGCGGTCGGCGTGCTGGCCGGGATGCCGGTCGATATCGCACCGGCCTGTCAGGGCATCTGGATGCGCGGCGCGTCGATCACCATGTTGCACCAGCCGACGCCGCGCACGGATCTGGTGGTCTGGGCCCGCGATACCGAGACCGTGCTGTCGATGATCGAGGCGCGCGCGGTGGTACTCGGCGCGCCCTTCGAGGCCGCCGAACCACTGCTGCGCGAGCGCGGCATCAGCGTGGTGCGCATCGATCAGCTGCGCGAGAGCCCGGAGACCGATCCGGTGCCGACCGTCGAGACGGATATCGCGTTGCAGCAGTTGACATCCGGTTCGACCGGATCGCCGAAGGCGGTGCGGATCACGCACGGGAACTTCTATACCAACGCCTACGCCATGTTCGACCGGGTGAAGTTCCAGCTCGACGACGATGTGATGATCAGCTGGCTGCCCCTGTTCCACGATATGGGGATGGTCGGATTCCTCAGCGTCCCGATGCAATTCGGCGCCGAAGTCGTCTGTGTGACGCCGATCGACTTCCTGATGCGTCCACTGCTGTGGGCCGAGCTGATCGATAAGTACCGTGGCACCGTCACGGCGGCACCGAATTTCGCGTACTCACTGCTGGCTCGCCGGCTCAAGCAGGCCGAGGACGGCGCCTACGATCTCAGCAGCGTCCGATACATGTGGAACGGCGCCGAACCCGTCGATCCAGACACCATGGAGAACCTCGCCGCGGCCGGCAAACGCTTCCGACTCAATCCGATGGCGCTCACCCCGGTCTACGGCATGGCCGAAACCACACTGGCCGTATCGGTTCCGGATCCCGGACACGGACAGGTCCTCGACATCATCGATGCCGATCTACTCGAAGCGATCGGCAAGGCCGTGCCGGCCCACGATCACCACGGCAATGTCCGCCGCATGCCCACGCTCGGCTATCTGGTCGACAATCTCGAGGGTCGGGTCGTCGACGCGGAGCGCCAGTCGCTGCCGACCCGTTCCGTCGGCGTGATCGAACTCCGCGGTCCCGCGGTCACTTCGGGCTATGTCACGGTCAACGGGTTCCGCCCGGCACAGGATGCGGACGGCTGGCTCGATACCGGCGATATCGGCTACTTCACCGATGAGGGCCTGATCGTGGTGTGCGGCCGGATCAAGGACGTCATCATCATGGGCGGTCGCAATATCTACCCGACCGATATCGAGCGTGCCGCCATGCGCGTGCCGGGGGTGCGTCCCGGGAATGCCGTCGCGGTCCGCCTGGACGCGGGCGAGAAACGCGAAAGCTTCGCCGTTGTGGTGGAAAGCAACGACCATCAGAACGCCGACGAGGTCAAGCGCATCGAACGCGAAATCGTGCATGCGGTGTTCTCCGAAGTCGGCGCTCGCCCGCGCACCGTCGCCGTGCTCGGCCCCGGTGCCCTCCCGAAAACCTCCTCGGGCAAACTGCGCCGCTCCGCCACCGCGATCCACCTGCGCTGA